The following are encoded in a window of Megachile rotundata isolate GNS110a chromosome 2, iyMegRotu1, whole genome shotgun sequence genomic DNA:
- the LOC100874905 gene encoding PDZ and LIM domain protein 5 isoform X4: protein MAQISVKLSRFDGSPWGFRLQGGKDFGTPLVVQKVNSGSPAEAAGLKAGDAVIRVNNTEMYNLRHKDAQDVIMRAGNNFEITVQRGGGTWKPHVSPITSTLPSPSPTSSVSNITPVTKTSLAAKKQDGPLIGSGHNFSPKPFLNGTGDGSIKSIVNKQYNSPVGIYSEETIAETLSAQAEVLAGGVLGVNFKKNEKNYNAENSEVFKMVQEADKEPKTPEPVPSRTEFYSSVSHAVGGRATSPRSPTPLFHALHGVGPDINSDEYSSRRQPQRQQSSSSCSGSSSVVCSNCDRVIVGVFVRIKEKNLHVECFKCSTCGTSLKNVGYYNINNKLYCDIHAKLVARQNAPSGMVPITIPPGGKAPASTISAALANAPLSPPLSNHASSPLPFSAPTSNNLIGPKPFGGSSALSSPPLANSGNSTLPRPQSQTVTGTGIGGLGGAGSKSGSFAGSSAPKRGRGILNQATGPGLRLPLCAHCNSYVRGPFITALGQIWCPDHFVCVNTQCRRPLQDIGFVEEKGQLYCEYCFERFIAPSCNKCNNKIKGDCLNAIGKHFHPECFKCSYCGKLFGNSPFFLEEGLPYCEADWNELFTTKCFACGFPVEAGDRWVEALNNNYHSQCFNCTMCKKNLEGQSFYAKGGRPFCKNHAR, encoded by the exons GTTAATAGCGGCTCCCCGGCGGAAGCAGCTGGTTTGAAGGCCGGCGATGCAGTTATCAGGGTGAACAACACCGAGATGTACAACCTGAGGCACAAGGACGCGCAGGATGTTATCATGAGAGCTGGAAACAATTTCGAGATCACTGTACAGAG AGGTGGCGGTACCTGGAAGCCACACGTGTCTCCGATAACTTCAACCCTTCCGTCGCCATCGCCGACGTCGTCGGTTAGCAACATTACGCCGGTTACGAAGACGTCGTTGGCAGCCAAGAAGCAAGACGGACCGCTCATCGGAAGCGGTCATAATTTCAGTCCAAAGCCATTC CTGAATGGAACGGGAGATGGCTCGATCAAGTCCATCGTTAACAAACAGTACAACAGCCCCGTCGGTATCTACAGCGAAGAAACGATCGCGGAAACGCTCTCCGCGCAAGCGGAAGTTCTGGCTGGAGGCGTTCTCGG TGTCAACTTCAAAAAGAACGAAAAGAACTACAACGCCGAGAACAGCGAAGTGTTCAAAATGGTCCAAGAGGCGGACAAAGAACCAAAGACACCGGAACCTG TACCATCGAGAACAGAGTTTTACTCGTCGGTGAGCCACGCCGTTGGCGGAAGGGCCACTTCGCCGAGATCACCCACGCCTCTATTTCATGCCCTCCATGGCGTTGGCCCGGATATCAATTCCGATGAATATTCGTCGAGACGTCAACCGCAACGTCAGCAGTCCTCCTCTTCCTGCTCGGGCTCGTCGAGCGTCGTTTGTAGCAACtgcgaccgtgtgatcgt GGGTGTCTTCGTCAGGATTAAGGAGAAGAATCTTCACGTAGAATGCTTCAAGTGCTCTACCTGTGGCACTTCCTTGAAGAACGTCGGTTATTACAATAtcaacaataaattatattgcGATATTCACGCGAAACTAGTCGCCAGGCAAAATGCGCCTTCCGGAATGGTTCCAATTACCATACCACC AGGTGGAAAAGCTCCAGCGAGCACCATTTCCGCTGCACTCGCGAATGCACCGCTGTCTCCACCTCTAAGTAATCACGCGTCGTCGCCTTTACCGTTCTCG GCGCCAACGTCTAACAATCTAATCGGTCCAAAGCCCTTCGGCGGATCCAGTGCTTTGTCCTCGCCACCGCTAGCAAATTCAGGAAACAGCACTCTTCCACGACCACAAAGTCAAACAGTGACTG GTACCGGAATCGGTGGTCTCGGTGGTGCCGGCTCGAAGAGCGGATCTTTCGCTGGTAGCAGCGCACCGAAACGTGGACGGGGAATACTCAATCAAGCTACTGGACCGGGATTACGGTTACCCCTCTGCGCCCATTGCAACTCATACGTCAG GGGACCTTTCATCACCGCTTTGGGACAAATTTGGTGCCCTGATCACTTCGTGTGTGTGAACACTCAATGTCGTCGACCTCTTCAAGATATCGGTTTCGTCGAGGAGAAGGGGCAACTCTATTGCGAATATTGCTTCGAACGTTTCATCGCTCCAAGTTGCAACAAATGCAACAACAAGATCAAAGGC GATTGTCTGAACGCGATTGGAAAGCATTTCCACCCTGAATGCTTCAAATGTTCCTATTGCGGCAAGCTTTTCGGCAACAGCCCGTTCTTCCTCGAAGAAGGACTACCCTACTGTGAAGCTG ATTGGAACGAGCTgttcacaacaaaatgtttcgcGTGTGGATTCCCGGTGGAAGCTGGAGATCGCTGGGTAGAAGCTCTTAACAACAACTACCACAGTCAGTGTTTCAACTGCACG ATGTGTAAGAAAAACCTCGAAGGACAGAGTTTCTACGCGAAGGGCGGTCGTCCCTTCTGTAAAAATCACGCGCGTTAA
- the LOC100874905 gene encoding PDZ and LIM domain protein 5 isoform X2 produces the protein MAQISVKLSRFDGSPWGFRLQGGKDFGTPLVVQKVNSGSPAEAAGLKAGDAVIRVNNTEMYNLRHKDAQDVIMRAGNNFEITVQRGGGTWKPHVSPITSTLPSPSPTSSVSNITPVTKTSLAAKKQDGPLIGSGHNFSPKPFLNGTGDGSIKSIVNKQYNSPVGIYSEETIAETLSAQAEVLAGGVLGVNFKKNEKNYNAENSEVFKMVQEADKEPKTPEPVPSRTEFYSSVSHAVGGRATSPRSPTPLFHALHGVGPDINSDEYSSRRQPQRQQSSSSCSGSSSVVCSNCDRVIVGVFVRIKEKNLHVECFKCSTCGTSLKNVGYYNINNKLYCDIHAKLVARQNAPSGMVPITIPPGGKAPASTISAALANAPLSPPLSNHASSPLPFSACNRTSPDYGYPNSQLSSLNRNGCISNGNCHWESKTFTSTITIQTGSTEPTRLGTSPIEPPSFRSVQAPTSNNLIGPKPFGGSSALSSPPLANSGNSTLPRPQSQTVTGTGIGGLGGAGSKSGSFAGSSAPKRGRGILNQATGPGLRLPLCAHCNSYVRGPFITALGQIWCPDHFVCVNTQCRRPLQDIGFVEEKGQLYCEYCFERFIAPSCNKCNNKIKGDCLNAIGKHFHPECFKCSYCGKLFGNSPFFLEEGLPYCEADWNELFTTKCFACGFPVEAGDRWVEALNNNYHSQCFNCTMCKKNLEGQSFYAKGGRPFCKNHAR, from the exons GTTAATAGCGGCTCCCCGGCGGAAGCAGCTGGTTTGAAGGCCGGCGATGCAGTTATCAGGGTGAACAACACCGAGATGTACAACCTGAGGCACAAGGACGCGCAGGATGTTATCATGAGAGCTGGAAACAATTTCGAGATCACTGTACAGAG AGGTGGCGGTACCTGGAAGCCACACGTGTCTCCGATAACTTCAACCCTTCCGTCGCCATCGCCGACGTCGTCGGTTAGCAACATTACGCCGGTTACGAAGACGTCGTTGGCAGCCAAGAAGCAAGACGGACCGCTCATCGGAAGCGGTCATAATTTCAGTCCAAAGCCATTC CTGAATGGAACGGGAGATGGCTCGATCAAGTCCATCGTTAACAAACAGTACAACAGCCCCGTCGGTATCTACAGCGAAGAAACGATCGCGGAAACGCTCTCCGCGCAAGCGGAAGTTCTGGCTGGAGGCGTTCTCGG TGTCAACTTCAAAAAGAACGAAAAGAACTACAACGCCGAGAACAGCGAAGTGTTCAAAATGGTCCAAGAGGCGGACAAAGAACCAAAGACACCGGAACCTG TACCATCGAGAACAGAGTTTTACTCGTCGGTGAGCCACGCCGTTGGCGGAAGGGCCACTTCGCCGAGATCACCCACGCCTCTATTTCATGCCCTCCATGGCGTTGGCCCGGATATCAATTCCGATGAATATTCGTCGAGACGTCAACCGCAACGTCAGCAGTCCTCCTCTTCCTGCTCGGGCTCGTCGAGCGTCGTTTGTAGCAACtgcgaccgtgtgatcgt GGGTGTCTTCGTCAGGATTAAGGAGAAGAATCTTCACGTAGAATGCTTCAAGTGCTCTACCTGTGGCACTTCCTTGAAGAACGTCGGTTATTACAATAtcaacaataaattatattgcGATATTCACGCGAAACTAGTCGCCAGGCAAAATGCGCCTTCCGGAATGGTTCCAATTACCATACCACC AGGTGGAAAAGCTCCAGCGAGCACCATTTCCGCTGCACTCGCGAATGCACCGCTGTCTCCACCTCTAAGTAATCACGCGTCGTCGCCTTTACCGTTCTCG GCTTGCAATCGTACGAGCCCCGATTACGGATACCCGAATAGTCAGCTATCGTCCCTGAATAGGAACGGATGCATCAGCAACGGCAACTGTCACTGGGAATCGAAAACGTTTACGAGCACGATCACCATTCAAACGGGTTCCACAGAG CCCACCCGCCTTGGCACCTCGCCCATCGAACCACCCAGTTTCCGATCAGTCCAG GCGCCAACGTCTAACAATCTAATCGGTCCAAAGCCCTTCGGCGGATCCAGTGCTTTGTCCTCGCCACCGCTAGCAAATTCAGGAAACAGCACTCTTCCACGACCACAAAGTCAAACAGTGACTG GTACCGGAATCGGTGGTCTCGGTGGTGCCGGCTCGAAGAGCGGATCTTTCGCTGGTAGCAGCGCACCGAAACGTGGACGGGGAATACTCAATCAAGCTACTGGACCGGGATTACGGTTACCCCTCTGCGCCCATTGCAACTCATACGTCAG GGGACCTTTCATCACCGCTTTGGGACAAATTTGGTGCCCTGATCACTTCGTGTGTGTGAACACTCAATGTCGTCGACCTCTTCAAGATATCGGTTTCGTCGAGGAGAAGGGGCAACTCTATTGCGAATATTGCTTCGAACGTTTCATCGCTCCAAGTTGCAACAAATGCAACAACAAGATCAAAGGC GATTGTCTGAACGCGATTGGAAAGCATTTCCACCCTGAATGCTTCAAATGTTCCTATTGCGGCAAGCTTTTCGGCAACAGCCCGTTCTTCCTCGAAGAAGGACTACCCTACTGTGAAGCTG ATTGGAACGAGCTgttcacaacaaaatgtttcgcGTGTGGATTCCCGGTGGAAGCTGGAGATCGCTGGGTAGAAGCTCTTAACAACAACTACCACAGTCAGTGTTTCAACTGCACG ATGTGTAAGAAAAACCTCGAAGGACAGAGTTTCTACGCGAAGGGCGGTCGTCCCTTCTGTAAAAATCACGCGCGTTAA
- the LOC100874905 gene encoding PDZ and LIM domain protein 5 isoform X3: MAQISVKLSRFDGSPWGFRLQGGKDFGTPLVVQKVNSGSPAEAAGLKAGDAVIRVNNTEMYNLRHKDAQDVIMRAGNNFEITVQRGGGTWKPHVSPITSTLPSPSPTSSVSNITPVTKTSLAAKKQDGPLIGSGHNFSPKPFLNGTGDGSIKSIVNKQYNSPVGIYSEETIAETLSAQAEVLAGGVLGVNFKKNEKNYNAENSEVFKMVQEADKEPKTPEPVPSRTEFYSSVSHAVGGRATSPRSPTPLFHALHGVGPDINSDEYSSRRQPQRQQSSSSCSGSSSVVCSNCDRVIVGVFVRIKEKNLHVECFKCSTCGTSLKNVGYYNINNKLYCDIHAKLVARQNAPSGMVPITIPPGGKAPASTISAALANAPLSPPLSNHASSPLPFSACNRTSPDYGYPNSQLSSLNRNGCISNGNCHWESKTFTSTITIQTGSTEAPTSNNLIGPKPFGGSSALSSPPLANSGNSTLPRPQSQTVTGTGIGGLGGAGSKSGSFAGSSAPKRGRGILNQATGPGLRLPLCAHCNSYVRGPFITALGQIWCPDHFVCVNTQCRRPLQDIGFVEEKGQLYCEYCFERFIAPSCNKCNNKIKGDCLNAIGKHFHPECFKCSYCGKLFGNSPFFLEEGLPYCEADWNELFTTKCFACGFPVEAGDRWVEALNNNYHSQCFNCTMCKKNLEGQSFYAKGGRPFCKNHAR, translated from the exons GTTAATAGCGGCTCCCCGGCGGAAGCAGCTGGTTTGAAGGCCGGCGATGCAGTTATCAGGGTGAACAACACCGAGATGTACAACCTGAGGCACAAGGACGCGCAGGATGTTATCATGAGAGCTGGAAACAATTTCGAGATCACTGTACAGAG AGGTGGCGGTACCTGGAAGCCACACGTGTCTCCGATAACTTCAACCCTTCCGTCGCCATCGCCGACGTCGTCGGTTAGCAACATTACGCCGGTTACGAAGACGTCGTTGGCAGCCAAGAAGCAAGACGGACCGCTCATCGGAAGCGGTCATAATTTCAGTCCAAAGCCATTC CTGAATGGAACGGGAGATGGCTCGATCAAGTCCATCGTTAACAAACAGTACAACAGCCCCGTCGGTATCTACAGCGAAGAAACGATCGCGGAAACGCTCTCCGCGCAAGCGGAAGTTCTGGCTGGAGGCGTTCTCGG TGTCAACTTCAAAAAGAACGAAAAGAACTACAACGCCGAGAACAGCGAAGTGTTCAAAATGGTCCAAGAGGCGGACAAAGAACCAAAGACACCGGAACCTG TACCATCGAGAACAGAGTTTTACTCGTCGGTGAGCCACGCCGTTGGCGGAAGGGCCACTTCGCCGAGATCACCCACGCCTCTATTTCATGCCCTCCATGGCGTTGGCCCGGATATCAATTCCGATGAATATTCGTCGAGACGTCAACCGCAACGTCAGCAGTCCTCCTCTTCCTGCTCGGGCTCGTCGAGCGTCGTTTGTAGCAACtgcgaccgtgtgatcgt GGGTGTCTTCGTCAGGATTAAGGAGAAGAATCTTCACGTAGAATGCTTCAAGTGCTCTACCTGTGGCACTTCCTTGAAGAACGTCGGTTATTACAATAtcaacaataaattatattgcGATATTCACGCGAAACTAGTCGCCAGGCAAAATGCGCCTTCCGGAATGGTTCCAATTACCATACCACC AGGTGGAAAAGCTCCAGCGAGCACCATTTCCGCTGCACTCGCGAATGCACCGCTGTCTCCACCTCTAAGTAATCACGCGTCGTCGCCTTTACCGTTCTCG GCTTGCAATCGTACGAGCCCCGATTACGGATACCCGAATAGTCAGCTATCGTCCCTGAATAGGAACGGATGCATCAGCAACGGCAACTGTCACTGGGAATCGAAAACGTTTACGAGCACGATCACCATTCAAACGGGTTCCACAGAG GCGCCAACGTCTAACAATCTAATCGGTCCAAAGCCCTTCGGCGGATCCAGTGCTTTGTCCTCGCCACCGCTAGCAAATTCAGGAAACAGCACTCTTCCACGACCACAAAGTCAAACAGTGACTG GTACCGGAATCGGTGGTCTCGGTGGTGCCGGCTCGAAGAGCGGATCTTTCGCTGGTAGCAGCGCACCGAAACGTGGACGGGGAATACTCAATCAAGCTACTGGACCGGGATTACGGTTACCCCTCTGCGCCCATTGCAACTCATACGTCAG GGGACCTTTCATCACCGCTTTGGGACAAATTTGGTGCCCTGATCACTTCGTGTGTGTGAACACTCAATGTCGTCGACCTCTTCAAGATATCGGTTTCGTCGAGGAGAAGGGGCAACTCTATTGCGAATATTGCTTCGAACGTTTCATCGCTCCAAGTTGCAACAAATGCAACAACAAGATCAAAGGC GATTGTCTGAACGCGATTGGAAAGCATTTCCACCCTGAATGCTTCAAATGTTCCTATTGCGGCAAGCTTTTCGGCAACAGCCCGTTCTTCCTCGAAGAAGGACTACCCTACTGTGAAGCTG ATTGGAACGAGCTgttcacaacaaaatgtttcgcGTGTGGATTCCCGGTGGAAGCTGGAGATCGCTGGGTAGAAGCTCTTAACAACAACTACCACAGTCAGTGTTTCAACTGCACG ATGTGTAAGAAAAACCTCGAAGGACAGAGTTTCTACGCGAAGGGCGGTCGTCCCTTCTGTAAAAATCACGCGCGTTAA